One region of Cyanobium sp. M30B3 genomic DNA includes:
- a CDS encoding HAMP domain-containing protein — MTSSSEAIGGERGSGLGAGGQLPRWRRALAQWWAEFSLQTKLLAVATLVVSLLMTGITFLALNGIQRDARMSDTRYARDLGLLLSANVTPLVAEGNDRELASVADRFWRSSRSLRYIFFADPDGVIYLGIPIGSNNGSSELLLSRRLELPGDIQNRPDNPLVRQHLTPDGQVTDVFVPMVSEGRYLGVLALGINPNETLLASAALTREVTVAVFISIWVLVILGSVFNALTITQPVKELLRGVRQIAGGNFEARIALPVGGELGELLQGFNTMAAQLEVYQAANIEELTAAKVKQESLIATMADGAVLLDAGGAIVLANPTARRLFRWEGRNLEGSGVIEELPERLAMELQSALDNVTSGERDDADVRCSVGEPARTLRIVLQAVRDASGETLKGIAMTVQDLTREVELNAAQSRFISNVSHELRTPLFNIKSYVETLHDLGDQLSEEEKQEFLGIANAETDRLTRLVNDVLDLSRLESERQWQFEPLELAPAIEQTLRTYRLNAEEKGVALGFEADPQLPRVLGNWDLLLQVFDNLVGNGLKFTSAGGKLMMRAYPWPDLCALAPEAAGAAGSPSCAITSPLPRLRIEVADTGCGISEADQERIFERFYRVENAVHTEAGTGLGLSIVRGILDKHGTRIQMASESGVGTTFWFDLPLEHSDSDELQLLAERRRYDSGMSALS, encoded by the coding sequence ATGACCAGCAGCAGCGAGGCGATCGGCGGCGAGCGGGGTTCCGGCCTGGGGGCCGGCGGCCAGCTGCCCCGCTGGCGCCGGGCCCTGGCCCAGTGGTGGGCGGAGTTCAGCCTGCAGACCAAGCTGCTGGCGGTGGCCACCCTGGTGGTGAGCCTGCTGATGACCGGCATCACCTTCCTGGCCCTGAACGGCATCCAGCGCGATGCCCGCATGAGCGACACCCGCTACGCCCGCGACCTCGGGCTGCTGCTCTCGGCCAATGTGACGCCACTGGTGGCCGAGGGCAACGACCGCGAGCTGGCCTCGGTGGCCGACCGCTTCTGGCGCTCCAGCCGCAGCCTCCGCTACATCTTCTTCGCCGACCCCGACGGGGTGATCTACCTCGGCATTCCCATTGGCTCCAACAACGGCAGCAGCGAGCTGCTGCTCAGCCGCCGGCTGGAGTTGCCCGGCGATATCCAGAACCGGCCCGACAATCCACTGGTGCGCCAGCACCTCACCCCGGACGGCCAGGTCACGGATGTGTTCGTGCCGATGGTGAGCGAGGGGCGCTATCTGGGGGTGCTGGCCCTGGGCATCAACCCCAACGAAACCCTGCTGGCCAGCGCCGCCCTCACCCGGGAGGTGACCGTGGCGGTGTTCATCTCGATCTGGGTGCTGGTGATCCTGGGCTCGGTGTTCAATGCCCTCACGATCACCCAGCCGGTGAAGGAGTTGCTGCGGGGCGTGCGCCAGATCGCCGGCGGCAACTTTGAGGCCCGGATCGCCCTGCCGGTGGGCGGCGAACTGGGGGAACTGCTGCAGGGCTTCAACACGATGGCCGCCCAGCTGGAGGTGTACCAGGCCGCCAACATCGAAGAGCTCACCGCGGCCAAGGTGAAGCAGGAGTCGCTGATCGCCACCATGGCCGATGGCGCCGTGCTGCTCGATGCAGGCGGCGCGATCGTGCTGGCCAACCCGACAGCCCGCCGGCTGTTTCGCTGGGAGGGCCGCAATCTGGAGGGCAGCGGCGTGATCGAGGAACTGCCCGAGCGCCTGGCCATGGAGCTGCAGTCGGCCCTCGACAACGTGACCAGCGGCGAGCGTGACGACGCCGATGTGCGCTGCAGCGTGGGTGAGCCGGCTCGCACCCTGCGGATCGTGCTGCAGGCGGTGCGCGATGCCAGCGGCGAAACCCTCAAGGGCATCGCCATGACGGTGCAGGACCTCACCCGCGAAGTGGAACTGAATGCCGCCCAGAGCCGCTTCATCAGCAACGTGTCCCACGAGCTGCGCACGCCCCTGTTCAACATCAAGAGCTACGTGGAAACCCTTCACGATCTGGGCGATCAGCTGAGCGAAGAGGAAAAGCAGGAGTTCCTGGGCATCGCCAATGCCGAGACCGACCGCCTCACGCGGCTGGTGAACGATGTGCTGGATCTCTCGAGGCTGGAGTCGGAACGGCAATGGCAGTTCGAACCCCTCGAGCTGGCACCGGCGATCGAGCAGACGCTGCGCACCTACCGGCTCAACGCCGAGGAGAAGGGTGTGGCCCTTGGCTTCGAGGCCGATCCCCAGCTGCCACGGGTGCTGGGCAACTGGGATCTGCTGCTGCAGGTGTTCGACAACCTGGTGGGCAATGGGCTCAAGTTCACCTCTGCGGGCGGGAAGCTGATGATGCGGGCCTATCCCTGGCCCGATCTGTGCGCCCTTGCTCCTGAGGCAGCCGGCGCAGCCGGCAGTCCCAGCTGTGCCATCACCTCGCCACTGCCGCGCTTGCGGATCGAAGTGGCCGACACCGGTTGCGGCATCTCAGAGGCCGACCAGGAACGCATCTTCGAGCGCTTCTACAGGGTTGAGAATGCCGTGCACACCGAGGCCGGCACCGGCCTGGGGCTTTCGATCGTGCGCGGCATCCTCGACAAGCACGGCACCAGGATCCAGATGGCCAGTGAATCCGGCGTGGGCACCACGTTCTGGTTCGATCTGCCCCTCGAGCATTCCGACAGCGACGAGTTGCAGCTGCTGGCCGAACGCAGGCGCTACGACAGCGGCATGTCCGCCCTCAGCTGA
- the purD gene encoding phosphoribosylamine--glycine ligase: MSTAPSITATPATTPEASTPEAIPTPARVLVVGGGGRENALAWALARCPGVERVWVAPGNGGTLELEGCAQLQIAEQDQDGLLAACQELAIELVVVGPEAPLAAGLADGLRSAGLAVFGPGADGAQLEASKQWAKALMQAAGVPTSGYWAASSEAEALVLLESLEQPPVVKADGLAAGKGVTVAESHDEARSAIEEIFAGRFGAGGGATLVLEERTYGPEVSVFALCDGERLVLLPPAQDHKRIGEGDTGPNTGGMGAYAPAPLLDAAGLEAVRRSVLEPTLAALRARGIDYRGVIYAGLMLTDAGPSVIEFNCRFGDPECETLMPLLGPELAAVLLACARGRLDLAPPLSIQPGCSACVIAAAQGYPGEIRRGDPISSRLQPDASLQLFHAGSRRDPDGRCLSNGGRVLAVVAQAADFDSAFERAYAGLAQVHFEGMTFRRDIGHQVRSR, encoded by the coding sequence ATGTCCACCGCCCCCTCGATCACCGCCACCCCAGCGACCACCCCTGAAGCAAGCACACCCGAGGCGATCCCCACACCGGCCCGCGTGCTGGTGGTGGGCGGCGGCGGGCGCGAGAACGCCCTGGCCTGGGCCCTGGCCCGCTGCCCGGGGGTGGAGCGGGTGTGGGTGGCGCCGGGCAACGGCGGCACCCTGGAGCTGGAGGGCTGTGCACAGCTGCAGATCGCCGAGCAGGACCAGGACGGCCTGCTGGCCGCCTGCCAGGAGCTGGCCATCGAGCTGGTGGTGGTGGGGCCGGAGGCCCCCCTGGCCGCCGGCCTGGCGGATGGGCTGCGCAGCGCCGGCCTGGCGGTGTTCGGTCCCGGTGCCGACGGGGCCCAGCTGGAGGCGAGCAAGCAGTGGGCCAAGGCGCTGATGCAGGCGGCCGGCGTGCCCACCTCCGGCTACTGGGCCGCCAGCAGCGAGGCCGAGGCCCTGGTCCTGCTGGAGTCGCTGGAGCAGCCGCCGGTGGTGAAGGCCGACGGGCTGGCGGCGGGCAAGGGGGTGACCGTGGCCGAGAGCCACGACGAGGCCCGCAGCGCCATTGAGGAAATCTTCGCCGGCCGCTTCGGCGCCGGAGGAGGGGCCACCCTGGTGCTGGAGGAGCGCACCTACGGGCCGGAGGTGTCGGTGTTCGCCCTCTGTGATGGCGAGCGGCTGGTGCTGCTGCCCCCGGCCCAGGACCACAAGCGCATCGGCGAGGGCGACACCGGGCCCAACACCGGCGGCATGGGCGCCTATGCCCCCGCCCCCCTGCTGGACGCGGCCGGGCTGGAGGCCGTGCGGCGCTCCGTGCTCGAGCCCACCCTGGCCGCCCTGCGGGCCCGCGGGATCGACTACCGCGGCGTGATCTACGCCGGCCTGATGCTCACCGACGCCGGCCCGAGCGTGATCGAGTTCAACTGCCGCTTCGGGGATCCCGAATGCGAGACCCTGATGCCCCTGCTGGGGCCGGAGCTGGCAGCGGTGTTGCTGGCCTGTGCCCGGGGGCGCCTGGATCTGGCACCGCCGCTCAGCATTCAGCCAGGCTGCAGCGCCTGCGTGATCGCCGCCGCCCAGGGCTACCCGGGCGAGATCCGCCGGGGCGATCCGATCAGCAGCCGGCTCCAGCCCGACGCCAGCCTGCAGCTGTTCCACGCCGGCAGCCGCCGCGACCCCGATGGCCGCTGCCTCAGCAACGGCGGCCGGGTGCTGGCGGTGGTGGCCCAGGCCGCCGACTTTGACAGCGCCTTCGAGCGGGCCTACGCCGGCCTGGCCCAGGTGCACTTCGAGGGCATGACCTTCCGCCGCGACATCGGCCACCAGGTGCGCAGCCGATGA
- a CDS encoding phosphoribosylaminoimidazolesuccinocarboxamide synthase yields MTTTYQLGPLLYEGKAKRVHATDQPEVVAVEYKDDATAFNALKKASLAGKGSLNCQISALLFEALEQAGVATHYLGLAPAEPSATWMLARSVRVIPVEVVIRNVAAGSLCKQLPVEPGTPLEPPLLDLYYKDDAYGDPLLTDARLERLGLLTPDQRQQLEHLALRVNSVLAPLFHGVGLRLVDFKIELGLAADGRMLVADEISPDTCRLWDGAVADSQDRILDKDRFRQDLGGVVEAYGEVLKRLQGVCPQPRVYR; encoded by the coding sequence ATGACCACCACCTACCAGCTCGGACCGCTCCTCTATGAAGGCAAGGCCAAACGCGTCCACGCCACCGATCAGCCTGAGGTGGTGGCTGTGGAGTACAAGGACGACGCCACGGCCTTCAACGCACTGAAGAAGGCCAGCCTGGCCGGCAAGGGATCGCTCAACTGCCAGATCTCGGCGCTGCTGTTTGAGGCCCTGGAGCAGGCGGGTGTCGCCACCCATTACCTGGGTCTGGCCCCGGCGGAGCCATCCGCCACCTGGATGCTGGCCCGGTCGGTGCGGGTGATTCCGGTGGAGGTGGTGATCCGCAATGTGGCGGCGGGCAGTCTCTGCAAGCAGCTGCCGGTGGAGCCGGGCACCCCCCTGGAGCCGCCCCTGCTCGACCTCTACTACAAGGACGACGCCTACGGCGACCCCCTGCTCACCGATGCCCGACTGGAGCGGCTGGGCCTGCTCACCCCTGACCAGCGTCAGCAGCTGGAGCACCTGGCCCTGCGGGTGAACAGCGTGCTGGCGCCCCTGTTCCACGGCGTGGGGCTGCGCCTGGTGGATTTCAAGATTGAGCTGGGGCTGGCGGCGGACGGCCGGATGCTGGTGGCCGACGAGATCAGTCCGGATACCTGCCGCCTCTGGGATGGGGCCGTGGCCGACAGCCAGGACCGGATCCTCGACAAGGATCGCTTCCGCCAGGACCTGGGCGGCGTTGTGGAGGCCTATGGGGAGGTTCTCAAACGGCTCCAGGGGGTCTGTCCCCAACCCAGGGTCTACCGGTAA
- a CDS encoding UDP-3-O-acyl-N-acetylglucosamine deacetylase, whose translation MIDWPADYSSCWTLAGSAEIEGVGLHSGAKSRVRLAPASRPGFWVGWLDAPQEPLQRLAPGQVCESSLCTALDLGGRRLATVEHLLAALAGTGLTQAAIWVDGPELPLLDGSALPWVDLIAEAGLRPLGPRAATPRLDRPLTLQHGTSFVTALPAEGLHLGAAIDFDQAAIGRQVLTLALTPATFVAEIAPARTFGLLSQVEQLRAAGLIQGGALDNALVCDGERWLNPPLRFADEPVRHKILDLLGDLALAGLPRAQVFAYRGSHRLHTDLAAALEKELSLLPA comes from the coding sequence GTGATCGACTGGCCTGCCGACTACAGCTCCTGCTGGACTCTGGCCGGGAGTGCGGAGATCGAGGGAGTCGGGCTGCACAGCGGGGCCAAGTCGCGGGTGCGTCTGGCACCGGCTTCCCGCCCCGGCTTCTGGGTCGGCTGGCTCGATGCGCCACAGGAGCCGCTGCAGCGCCTGGCCCCGGGCCAGGTGTGTGAGTCCAGCCTGTGCACAGCCCTGGATCTGGGCGGGCGACGCCTGGCGACCGTGGAACATCTGCTGGCAGCGCTGGCGGGTACCGGCCTCACCCAGGCGGCCATCTGGGTGGACGGCCCGGAGCTGCCGTTACTGGATGGCTCCGCCCTGCCCTGGGTGGATCTGATCGCTGAAGCGGGGTTGCGGCCCCTGGGCCCCCGTGCCGCCACTCCACGCCTGGATCGTCCACTCACCCTGCAGCACGGCACCAGCTTCGTCACGGCGCTTCCCGCCGAGGGGCTCCATCTCGGTGCCGCCATCGACTTCGACCAGGCGGCGATCGGCCGGCAGGTTCTGACCCTGGCCCTCACCCCCGCGACCTTTGTGGCCGAGATTGCGCCGGCGCGCACGTTCGGTCTGCTCTCCCAGGTGGAACAGCTGCGGGCCGCAGGCTTGATTCAGGGCGGGGCCCTGGATAACGCCCTGGTGTGCGATGGCGAGCGCTGGCTCAACCCGCCGCTGCGATTTGCCGACGAGCCGGTGCGCCATAAGATTCTCGACCTGCTTGGGGATCTGGCCCTGGCCGGCCTGCCCCGGGCCCAGGTGTTTGCCTACCGGGGCTCCCACCGTCTCCATACCGACCTCGCGGCGGCCCTGGAGAAGGAGCTCTCTTTACTCCCTGCCTGA
- the fabZ gene encoding 3-hydroxyacyl-ACP dehydratase FabZ, producing the protein MLTAEQIQGLLPHRYPFALVDRVLEHEPGKRAVAIKNVTLNEPHFQGHFPGRPLMPGVLIVEAMAQVGGLIVTQMPDLPKGLFVFAGIDGVRFRRPVVPGDQLLIACELLSLKRKRFGKVQAEATVEGQQVCSGELLFSLVD; encoded by the coding sequence CTGCTGACTGCGGAACAGATTCAGGGCCTGTTGCCCCACCGCTATCCCTTCGCTCTGGTGGATCGGGTGCTGGAGCATGAGCCGGGTAAACGGGCCGTGGCCATCAAGAATGTCACCTTGAATGAGCCCCACTTTCAAGGACATTTTCCTGGCCGTCCCCTGATGCCCGGGGTGTTGATCGTGGAGGCGATGGCCCAGGTGGGGGGCCTGATCGTGACCCAGATGCCGGATCTGCCGAAGGGATTGTTTGTGTTCGCCGGCATTGACGGTGTCCGTTTCCGTCGGCCCGTGGTGCCAGGCGATCAGTTGCTGATCGCCTGTGAACTGCTCAGTCTCAAGCGCAAGCGTTTCGGCAAGGTGCAGGCGGAAGCCACGGTGGAGGGGCAACAGGTGTGTTCCGGTGAGCTGCTGTTCTCCCTGGTGGATTGA
- the lpxA gene encoding acyl-ACP--UDP-N-acetylglucosamine O-acyltransferase, translating to MPLIHPTAVIDPRAELAAGVQVGPYAVIGPDVQIGPDCSIGAHVVLEGRVRMGRGNRLFPGACIGLEPQDLKYTGDPTGVEIGDDNTIREYVTVNRATHGEQITRIGHGNLLMAYSHLGHNCELGDRIVIANGVAVAGHVVIADRAVIGGVLGIHQFVQIGTLAMVGGMSRIERDVPPFCIVEGHPSRVRALNRIGMQRSGFAELDGGLQLVDLKRTWTAIYRQRQPLAQVLAQLRTAPLTGAAETLVAFLEASSAPSRRGPIPGAQ from the coding sequence ATGCCCTTGATCCATCCCACAGCCGTGATTGATCCCCGCGCTGAGTTGGCTGCGGGCGTGCAGGTGGGGCCCTACGCCGTGATCGGGCCGGATGTGCAGATCGGCCCGGATTGCAGCATCGGTGCCCATGTGGTGCTTGAAGGGAGGGTGCGGATGGGCCGCGGCAATCGGTTGTTCCCCGGAGCGTGTATTGGTCTGGAACCGCAGGATCTCAAGTACACCGGCGATCCCACGGGAGTTGAAATCGGAGACGACAACACAATCCGTGAATATGTCACAGTGAACCGGGCCACCCATGGCGAGCAGATCACACGGATCGGCCATGGCAATTTGCTAATGGCCTACTCTCATCTGGGGCATAACTGTGAGCTGGGCGATCGTATCGTGATCGCCAATGGTGTTGCGGTGGCTGGCCACGTGGTGATCGCCGACCGGGCCGTGATCGGAGGCGTGCTCGGCATCCACCAGTTCGTGCAGATCGGCACGCTGGCCATGGTGGGTGGTATGAGTCGCATCGAGCGGGACGTGCCTCCCTTCTGCATCGTGGAGGGGCACCCTTCAAGGGTGCGCGCCCTCAACCGCATTGGAATGCAGCGCAGCGGGTTCGCCGAGCTGGATGGCGGCCTCCAGCTGGTCGACCTCAAGCGCACCTGGACGGCGATCTACCGCCAGCGCCAGCCCCTCGCCCAGGTCCTCGCCCAGCTCAGGACGGCTCCTCTCACGGGAGCTGCCGAAACCCTGGTGGCTTTCCTGGAGGCGTCGTCCGCGCCGTCCCGCCGCGGGCCGATCCCGGGAGCACAGTGA
- the lpxB gene encoding lipid-A-disaccharide synthase has protein sequence MLRLLVSTGEVSGDLQGSLLVAALRREARRRGLELEIVALGGERMQRAGARLLANTMRMGAIGLWEALPFLLPTLRLQRRLRRWFAQQVPDGVVLIDYMGPNVNLGLSLKRRYPQVPITYYIAPQEWAFKFGTEGRTNLIRFTNQILAIFQEEARYYRCRGADVTYVGHPLLDTVAEAPDRRTARRQLGLDERQPVLLLMPASRRQELRYMLPHIVAAAAALQRHDPSLQVVVPAGLTGFESRLAQQLRQAGVRARVIPAADADRLKPALCAAADLALAKSGTVNLELALRGVPQVVVYRVSWLTAFVARHLLRFSVPHISPVNLVLGERLVPELLQEALRPEAIVRCALPLLDPASPERQAMLDGYGRLTRELGEPGVTDRAACAILDQLRVGSVAPQAS, from the coding sequence ATGCTCCGCCTGCTGGTGAGCACTGGCGAGGTATCCGGCGACCTGCAGGGATCCCTGCTGGTGGCGGCGCTGAGGCGGGAGGCCCGGCGGCGCGGGCTGGAGCTGGAGATCGTGGCCCTGGGGGGTGAGCGCATGCAGCGGGCCGGTGCCCGGCTGCTGGCCAACACCATGCGCATGGGCGCCATCGGTCTGTGGGAAGCCCTGCCCTTTCTCCTGCCCACGCTGCGGCTGCAGCGGCGCCTGCGGCGCTGGTTTGCCCAGCAGGTCCCCGATGGGGTGGTGTTGATCGACTACATGGGCCCCAATGTGAACCTGGGGCTGAGCCTCAAGCGCCGCTATCCCCAGGTGCCGATCACCTACTACATCGCCCCCCAGGAGTGGGCGTTCAAGTTCGGCACGGAGGGGCGCACCAACCTGATCCGGTTCACCAACCAGATCCTGGCCATCTTTCAGGAGGAGGCCCGTTACTACCGCTGTCGCGGTGCGGACGTCACCTATGTGGGCCATCCGCTGCTGGACACCGTGGCGGAGGCGCCGGACCGGCGGACGGCCAGGCGCCAGCTGGGCCTCGACGAGCGGCAGCCGGTGCTGCTGCTGATGCCGGCGTCCCGCCGCCAGGAACTGCGCTACATGCTGCCCCACATCGTGGCGGCTGCGGCTGCGTTGCAGCGCCATGATCCCAGCCTGCAGGTGGTGGTGCCCGCCGGGCTCACGGGCTTTGAGAGCAGGCTCGCCCAGCAGCTGCGCCAGGCCGGCGTTCGCGCCAGGGTGATTCCCGCTGCGGACGCGGATCGGCTCAAGCCTGCCCTCTGCGCGGCCGCCGATCTGGCCCTGGCCAAGTCCGGCACCGTGAATCTGGAGCTGGCCCTTCGGGGCGTCCCCCAGGTGGTGGTGTACCGCGTGAGCTGGCTCACGGCCTTTGTGGCCCGCCACCTGCTGCGCTTCAGTGTGCCGCATATCTCGCCGGTGAATCTGGTGCTCGGGGAACGGCTGGTGCCGGAACTGCTGCAGGAGGCTCTGCGGCCGGAGGCCATCGTGCGCTGCGCCCTGCCCCTGCTGGATCCCGCCAGCCCGGAGCGGCAGGCGATGCTGGATGGCTACGGGCGGCTCACCCGGGAGCTGGGTGAGCCAGGGGTCACCGACCGGGCGGCCTGCGCGATCCTCGACCAGTTGCGGGTCGGCTCCGTGGCCCCTCAGGCATCGTGA
- the msrA gene encoding peptide-methionine (S)-S-oxide reductase MsrA, giving the protein MLALVLVLGLVLEPPAPAAAASEQAVLAGGCFWCLEHDLETLPGVISVESGYSGGRLARPTYRQVSAGGTGHQESVRVRFDPQRLSYAALLRSYWRNIDPLDGGGQFCDRGDSYRPVIFTADAAQRQQASASRAAAARELGRAESELRVRIEPLDTFWIAEAYHQDYARREPLKYGYYRWACGRDRRLDAVWRAQARTGLPWQPATNPKKS; this is encoded by the coding sequence CTGCTGGCCCTTGTCCTGGTGCTGGGGCTGGTGCTGGAACCGCCAGCGCCAGCTGCCGCCGCCAGTGAGCAGGCCGTGCTGGCGGGGGGCTGTTTCTGGTGTCTGGAGCACGACCTGGAAACGTTGCCCGGGGTGATCAGTGTGGAGAGCGGCTACAGCGGTGGCCGCCTGGCGCGACCCACCTATCGGCAGGTCTCCGCCGGCGGCACAGGTCACCAGGAGAGTGTGCGGGTGCGCTTTGATCCGCAGCGGCTGAGCTACGCAGCGTTGCTGCGCTCCTACTGGCGCAACATCGATCCCCTCGATGGCGGCGGTCAGTTCTGTGACCGCGGCGACTCCTACCGGCCCGTGATCTTCACGGCCGACGCCGCTCAGCGCCAGCAGGCCAGCGCCAGCCGGGCCGCAGCGGCCCGGGAACTGGGCCGGGCCGAGAGCGAGCTGCGCGTGCGGATCGAGCCGCTGGACACCTTCTGGATCGCCGAGGCCTACCACCAGGATTACGCCCGCCGCGAGCCGCTCAAATACGGCTACTACCGCTGGGCCTGCGGTCGCGATCGCCGGCTGGATGCGGTGTGGCGCGCCCAGGCCCGCACAGGCCTGCCCTGGCAACCGGCCACAAATCCGAAAAAATCATAA
- a CDS encoding leucyl aminopeptidase: MDFRCIAQGLAEALDTWDGDTLAVGLFAAAPEGAAHPLRQELGRRFGEALPEQLELRGFKGKPSDCLSFARLEGSPANLIVVGLGEPGAFNLSALRAAAASAAAAAAKLRCRHLGLALPCEGLDGSAAAAAMAEAVRLSLYRDQRFRSEPDDGPTVQSLSLIGMANGAEAGLAGVSARCAGVELARQLVAAPPNVATPAHLADTAAAIARDFNIELQVLERSDCEALGMGAYLGVAKGSDLPPKFIHLTYRPDGPLQRRVALVGKGLTFDSGGYNLKTAGSQIEMMKYDMGGSAAVLGAARAIAELRPAGVEVHVVVAACENMINGSAVHPGDILTASNGKTIEINNTDAEGRLTLADALVYACKLEPDAVVDLATLTGACVIALGEEMAGLWSPSDGLAAALDEACRGAGEALWRMPLRPSYKAGLKSPVADMKNTGPRPGGSITAALFLQDFVSDGVAWAHLDIAGTVWSDKGRGENPAGATGYGVRTLVNWVMAGAGA, translated from the coding sequence ATGGATTTCCGCTGCATTGCGCAAGGGCTGGCCGAGGCCCTCGACACCTGGGATGGCGACACCCTGGCGGTGGGCCTGTTCGCCGCAGCCCCGGAAGGGGCGGCCCATCCCCTGCGCCAGGAGCTGGGCCGCCGCTTCGGCGAGGCCCTGCCCGAGCAGCTCGAGCTGCGGGGTTTCAAGGGCAAGCCCAGCGACTGTCTCAGCTTTGCCCGCCTTGAGGGCAGCCCGGCCAACCTGATCGTGGTGGGGCTGGGGGAGCCCGGCGCCTTTAACCTCTCCGCCCTGCGCGCCGCCGCCGCCAGTGCCGCCGCCGCCGCCGCCAAACTGCGCTGCCGCCATCTCGGCCTGGCCCTGCCCTGCGAGGGGCTGGACGGGTCGGCGGCGGCCGCCGCCATGGCGGAAGCGGTGCGGCTCAGCCTCTACCGGGATCAGCGCTTCCGCAGCGAACCCGACGATGGGCCGACTGTGCAGAGCCTGAGCCTGATCGGCATGGCCAACGGAGCCGAGGCCGGCCTGGCCGGGGTTTCGGCCCGCTGCGCCGGCGTGGAACTGGCCCGCCAGCTGGTGGCCGCCCCGCCCAACGTGGCCACCCCCGCCCACCTGGCCGACACGGCGGCCGCGATCGCCCGCGACTTCAACATCGAGCTGCAGGTGCTCGAGCGCAGCGACTGCGAAGCCCTGGGCATGGGCGCCTACCTGGGGGTGGCCAAGGGCTCGGACCTGCCGCCGAAGTTCATCCACCTCACGTATCGCCCGGACGGCCCCTTGCAGCGACGGGTGGCGCTGGTGGGCAAGGGGCTCACCTTTGATTCCGGCGGCTACAACCTCAAGACGGCCGGCTCCCAGATCGAGATGATGAAGTACGACATGGGGGGCAGCGCCGCGGTGCTGGGGGCGGCCCGGGCGATCGCCGAGCTCAGGCCCGCCGGGGTGGAGGTGCACGTGGTCGTGGCCGCCTGCGAAAACATGATCAACGGCAGTGCCGTGCACCCCGGGGACATCCTCACCGCCTCCAACGGCAAGACGATCGAGATCAACAACACCGATGCCGAAGGGCGCCTCACCCTGGCCGATGCCCTGGTGTACGCCTGCAAGCTGGAGCCGGATGCGGTGGTGGATCTGGCGACGCTCACCGGCGCCTGCGTGATCGCCCTGGGCGAGGAGATGGCCGGGCTGTGGTCGCCGAGCGATGGCCTGGCGGCAGCCCTCGACGAGGCCTGCCGAGGCGCGGGCGAGGCCCTGTGGCGCATGCCGCTGCGCCCCTCCTACAAGGCCGGGCTGAAGAGCCCGGTGGCCGACATGAAGAACACCGGGCCCCGCCCTGGCGGCTCGATCACCGCAGCCCTGTTCCTGCAGGACTTCGTGAGCGACGGCGTGGCCTGGGCCCACCTGGACATCGCCGGCACCGTGTGGAGCGACAAGGGCCGGGGCGAGAACCCCGCCGGCGCCACAGGCTATGGCGTGCGCACCCTGGTGAACTGGGTGATGGCTGGAGCCGGCGCCTAG
- a CDS encoding GIY-YIG nuclease family protein — translation MSAASGPRQGTLFPGSTHLAPESGLALTPEWRLAKAQLLDWQQALARFQAPLFAGHQADTHQGDLFGLGDGGSGDPASAINPLGLRAQTLQFWRWPQAPQQGAALYFVLDAPTGGQQPLLLYVGETGRADLRWKGEHDCKQYLAAYSEAIGRAGLSCQLSIRFWLDVPQAVRPRRQLEQALIRRWQPPFNKETRQRWATPFTADPG, via the coding sequence ATGAGCGCGGCCTCCGGCCCACGCCAGGGAACCCTCTTCCCCGGCTCCACCCACCTCGCGCCGGAGTCAGGCCTGGCCCTCACTCCGGAGTGGCGACTGGCCAAGGCGCAACTGCTGGACTGGCAGCAGGCCCTGGCCCGTTTTCAGGCCCCCCTGTTCGCCGGCCACCAGGCAGACACGCACCAGGGCGACCTGTTCGGCCTGGGAGATGGAGGCTCAGGCGATCCCGCCAGCGCGATCAATCCCCTGGGGCTGCGGGCCCAGACCCTGCAGTTCTGGCGCTGGCCCCAGGCGCCCCAGCAGGGGGCGGCCCTCTATTTCGTTCTCGACGCCCCCACCGGCGGTCAGCAGCCCCTGCTGCTCTATGTGGGCGAGACCGGCCGGGCCGACTTGCGCTGGAAAGGGGAGCACGACTGCAAGCAGTATCTGGCCGCCTACAGCGAAGCGATCGGCAGGGCTGGACTCAGCTGCCAGCTCAGCATCCGCTTCTGGCTGGATGTACCCCAGGCCGTTCGGCCCCGCCGGCAGCTGGAGCAGGCCCTGATCCGCCGCTGGCAGCCCCCCTTCAACAAGGAGACCCGCCAGCGCTGGGCCACCCCCTTCACCGCCGACCCCGGCTGA